From Vibrio artabrorum, a single genomic window includes:
- a CDS encoding amino acid permease, with amino-acid sequence MSESVRGKLGKFALLSMTFAAVFNVRNIVNNNIELGLSSAPIFLLATLIYFIPFVFIIAEFVSANKNSESGMYDWLKKPLGSKAAYLGSFLYWFVNLFWFVSLLPNVIAYASYAMLGYEYAFSPVVTSAISIALFAAATHISTKGASWLGKIAEIVAYGVFALFTIYVIGALMALGGNHEPVEPITLEAMTPTINWATLGIMCWIFQAAGGAETAAAYLNDVKGGHRSFIKVIIGAGIAIGAMYAVGSLLVNVFVARDELTYAGGMVEIFTGMANYFDISPSLTGRFVGIILFVAMFGSMMMWTAAPVKIHFSEIPKGVYGEKTTELNEHGVPVRAAWWQFAFVFVMLVVNGFGSESVQEMMNTAINLTAGTAMLPPIFIMVAYFVFRLKHDDTPRDFRMGTRVQGMAVVSVLIGIFVVSMTASAFPTGVDLIQAFFINVFMTAVFSGLAWWWISRFEKKQAGKDAKLETAKQS; translated from the coding sequence ATGTCTGAATCTGTACGCGGTAAGTTAGGCAAATTTGCCCTGCTTTCCATGACATTTGCAGCGGTATTTAACGTTCGCAACATTGTAAACAACAACATCGAATTGGGATTGAGTTCAGCCCCTATCTTTTTGCTCGCTACCCTTATTTACTTTATTCCATTCGTGTTCATCATTGCTGAATTCGTATCCGCAAATAAAAATTCTGAGTCAGGCATGTATGACTGGCTTAAAAAACCGCTCGGCTCAAAAGCCGCCTACCTAGGTTCGTTCCTATACTGGTTCGTAAACCTTTTCTGGTTTGTATCCCTACTACCCAACGTCATCGCTTATGCGTCTTACGCGATGTTGGGCTATGAATACGCCTTCTCGCCAGTCGTCACCTCGGCTATCTCGATTGCTCTGTTTGCAGCAGCGACACACATCTCAACCAAAGGTGCGAGCTGGCTAGGTAAGATTGCCGAGATCGTGGCCTACGGTGTATTCGCTCTGTTTACAATCTACGTTATCGGTGCACTAATGGCACTGGGTGGCAACCATGAGCCAGTAGAACCAATCACGCTTGAAGCCATGACACCGACCATCAACTGGGCAACGCTCGGTATCATGTGTTGGATCTTCCAAGCAGCTGGTGGTGCTGAAACCGCAGCCGCTTACCTCAACGATGTGAAGGGCGGTCACAGGTCTTTCATCAAGGTTATCATTGGTGCAGGTATCGCAATCGGCGCAATGTACGCAGTGGGCTCGCTACTGGTAAACGTATTCGTTGCTCGTGATGAACTGACCTACGCTGGCGGCATGGTTGAAATATTCACAGGTATGGCGAACTACTTCGACATTTCACCATCTTTAACGGGTCGCTTCGTCGGTATTATCCTATTCGTTGCCATGTTCGGTTCGATGATGATGTGGACGGCAGCGCCAGTAAAAATTCACTTCTCTGAAATCCCTAAAGGTGTTTACGGCGAGAAGACAACAGAGCTGAACGAACACGGCGTGCCAGTACGTGCAGCTTGGTGGCAGTTCGCGTTTGTATTCGTGATGCTTGTGGTTAACGGCTTCGGCTCAGAATCCGTACAAGAGATGATGAACACAGCAATCAACCTAACGGCTGGTACAGCAATGCTTCCGCCTATCTTCATCATGGTGGCGTACTTTGTATTCCGCTTGAAGCATGACGACACACCGCGTGATTTCCGCATGGGTACTCGAGTTCAAGGTATGGCTGTAGTATCGGTACTTATCGGCATCTTTGTTGTGAGTATGACGGCGTCTGCATTCCCAACTGGTGTTGACCTAATTCAAGCCTTCTTTATCAATGTATTCATGACAGCGGTATTCTCTGGTCTTGCTTGGTGGTGGATCTCGCGCTTTGAAAAAAAGCAGGCAGGTAAAGATGCAAAGCTAGAAACAGCTAAGCAATCGTAG